The nucleotide sequence GATCACCAGCACGAGCCCCAGCAGGGCGTAGGCGATGATGATGCCCGGCCAGGCGAGGCGCTTGAGCCACACCACGTTGATCCGGGACAGCATGAACATGCCGAAGATGCCGATTCCGGCGAACAGGCCCTGCTTGAGGGCGGCGGTGTAAGGCGACTCGCCCGCGGCGATGGCCTCCACGCTGGACGCCGACAGCACCATCATGATGCCGATGGCGGTCAGGGCCAGCGTGGTGCCGAGGATGAGGTAGTAGGTGGAACCGTTGCGGGACTTGCCGGTTCCTTCGAGGGCGGACCAGAAACGCCGGTACCACCGCCGCAGCCGGCCGGCCGCGGGAAGCCTGGATGCGGGAATCCTCGACGCCGGAGTCGTCGGCGCAGCAGCCTGTCCGGCGTTCTCCCCCGGCCGTTTCCGGGCGGCCGCAGGACGGGTGGGCGTGCTGGCCATTCTTACTCCTTGCCGGTCCGGGCCTCCCCTTCCACGAGCTCGCGGACCGCCGCGATGAAGGCATCGCCACGGTGAGCGTAGGAAGAGAACTGATCCATGGATGCAGCAGCCGGGGCCATCAGCACAGTGTCACCCGAGACGGCGAGCTGTGCCGCCGATGCGACGGCCCGTGCCATCACTGCCTCCCCGGTTTCGGCTGAATCCGGTGCGGCGTCATGTCCGGTTCCGGCTGACTGCACAATTTCAGTGTGGCCTGCCGCCTGCCGGATGACCGGGACATCCGGTGCGTGTCGCTGCAGGGACTCTTCCAGTGATGCAGTGTCCTTGCCGATCAGCACGACCGCCTTCAGACGGCGCGCGTGGTCGCGGACGAGGTCGTCGTAGCTGACACCCTTGGACAGTCCGCCGGCGATCCACACCACCGGATCGAACGCGGCCAGGGACGCCGAGGCGGCATGCGGGTTGGTGGCCTTGGAATCGTTGATCCAGAGGACGCCGTGCTGCTTCGCGACCGGCTGGATGCGGTGGCTCCCGGGAATGTACGCCTGGAGTCCCTCGCGCACGTGCTCGGGGCTGACGCCGTAAGCCCGCACCAGGCCCGCTGCGGCCAGGGCGTTGGCTACCATGTGGCGGGGTGCCACCGGCCCAAGGTCGGACATGGTGGCCAGTTCGGCGGCGCTGTCCTTCCGTTCGGCGATGAAGGCGCGGTCGACGAGCAGGCCCTCCACGACGCCGAGCATGCTGATGGCAGGCGTCAGGGTGGTGAAGGCGACAGCCCGGCAGCCTTCCACCACGTCGGCGTCCTCCACCATGCGCTCGGTTTCGATCTGCTCGTCGTTGTAGATGCAGGCCTTCTGCGTGTTTTCGTAGATCTTGGCCTTGTCGGCAAGGTAGGACTCGTAGGAGCCGTGCCAGTCCACGTGGTCCTCGGCGACATTCAGGCACACGCTGGCCACCGCCGAAACCGACTCGGACCAGTGCAGCTGGAAGCTGGAGAGTTCCACCGCGAAGACGTCATACTCCACCGGGTCGCGCAGGGCATCGAGGATGGGCGTGCCGACGTTGCCCACCGCTATCGCCTTCAGGCCCGCGGCCCGCAGCATCGACTCGGTCAGGCCCACCGTCGTCGTTTTGCCGTTCGTGCCGGTGATGGTGAGCCAGTCGGCGGTTTTCCGGCCCTCGCGGACGCGCAGGCGCCAAGCAAGTTCGACGTCGCCCCAGACCGGGATGTGGGCGCGGGCGGCAGCCGCGAGCAGCGCCTGGTCCGGCCGCCAGCCGGGCGAGGTGACCACGAGTTCGGGCTTCTGGCCGTCAATCTTGGGCAGCGTGCGGACGGCGTCCTCCCCCAGGAGCACGTCGGCCGCGCCGACGATCCGCAGCGTGTCCGCCTTGGCCCGGGCTGTTTCCGTGGTGGCGCCGTCGACCACCACCACGCGGGCGCCGAGTTCGATCAGTGTGTCCGCGGCCGCGAAGCCCGAGACACCGATCCCGGTGACCACAACGCGCAGCCCGGCCCAGTCGGAGTCCCAGCTGACGAGGTCTTTCAGCCGGGCGGAGCCCGTTGCAGCAGGGCCCGTTGCAGCGGAACCTGATGCGTCGGTGTGGGGTACGTTCACAGCAGGACCACCCATTCTGCGTAGAAGATGCCAAGACCCGCGGCGACGAACAGGCCGGCGAGGATCCAGAACCGGACAACCACGGTGACTTCCGCCCAGCCCTTGAGTTCGAAGTGGTGCTGCAGCGGCGCCATCTTGAAGAAGCGCTTGCCCTTGGTGACTTTGAAGTAGCCCACCTGGATGATGACGGAAAGCGTGATGAGGACGAACAGGCCGCCGATGAAGGCGAGCAGCAGTTCGGTGCGGGAGAGGATGGCGAACCCTGCGATGGCACCGCCGATCGCGAGGGAGCCGGTGTCGCCCATGAAGATCTTGGCCGGCGAGGTGTTCCACCACAGGAAGCCCACCAGCGCGGCGCTCATGATGGCAGCCAGCAGTGCAAGGTCCAGGGGATCCCGAACGGAGTAGCAGCCGCTGCCGGCCTCGCGGGGCGAGCCGCAGGCCTGGTTGCTCTGCCAGATGCCGATGAGCGTGTAGGCGCCGAACACCATGATGGCGGCGCCGGCAGCCAGCCCGTCGAGGCCGTCGGTGAGGTTGACGCCGTTGGTGGCCGCGGTGACGATCAGGTTTGACCAGACCACAAAGAGAATGGCCCCGAGCACGGTGCCGCCGAACGCCAGGTCAAGCCACGGGATGTC is from Arthrobacter sp. QXT-31 and encodes:
- the murD gene encoding UDP-N-acetylmuramoyl-L-alanine--D-glutamate ligase, with translation MGGPAVNVPHTDASGSAATGPAATGSARLKDLVSWDSDWAGLRVVVTGIGVSGFAAADTLIELGARVVVVDGATTETARAKADTLRIVGAADVLLGEDAVRTLPKIDGQKPELVVTSPGWRPDQALLAAAARAHIPVWGDVELAWRLRVREGRKTADWLTITGTNGKTTTVGLTESMLRAAGLKAIAVGNVGTPILDALRDPVEYDVFAVELSSFQLHWSESVSAVASVCLNVAEDHVDWHGSYESYLADKAKIYENTQKACIYNDEQIETERMVEDADVVEGCRAVAFTTLTPAISMLGVVEGLLVDRAFIAERKDSAAELATMSDLGPVAPRHMVANALAAAGLVRAYGVSPEHVREGLQAYIPGSHRIQPVAKQHGVLWINDSKATNPHAASASLAAFDPVVWIAGGLSKGVSYDDLVRDHARRLKAVVLIGKDTASLEESLQRHAPDVPVIRQAAGHTEIVQSAGTGHDAAPDSAETGEAVMARAVASAAQLAVSGDTVLMAPAAASMDQFSSYAHRGDAFIAAVRELVEGEARTGKE
- the mraY gene encoding phospho-N-acetylmuramoyl-pentapeptide-transferase; this encodes MIALLIGAGLALLLALVGTPLFIRLLVHKSYGQFIRDDGPTSHHTKRGTPTMGGTVVVGSVLLSYGATHLIMWLMNPRSPGPSASALLLLFLMVGMGLVGFLDDFIKISRQRSLGLNAKAKLILQAAVGIIFAVMALYFPDADGVTPASTKISLVRDIPWLDLAFGGTVLGAILFVVWSNLIVTAATNGVNLTDGLDGLAAGAAIMVFGAYTLIGIWQSNQACGSPREAGSGCYSVRDPLDLALLAAIMSAALVGFLWWNTSPAKIFMGDTGSLAIGGAIAGFAILSRTELLLAFIGGLFVLITLSVIIQVGYFKVTKGKRFFKMAPLQHHFELKGWAEVTVVVRFWILAGLFVAAGLGIFYAEWVVLL